From Homalodisca vitripennis isolate AUS2020 chromosome 1, UT_GWSS_2.1, whole genome shotgun sequence, the proteins below share one genomic window:
- the LOC124361382 gene encoding uncharacterized protein LOC124361382 — MVPSLLHLVFATFLAEEVCCWHHFNFTEYQKYVEDSHISNPNTAEEQLDTNVNVTGEQWNSNSTVKETTGIDELYIDFRRIGFQIFVQKMIEGLRILRYFLEIDPPIVKLTDLYTHVNETSNNYNKTSNLTSGTTNEYFDYLNDENYIETTTESPLNNNPTENPLDKVTGNIKEMKENTEKVEESEVQTESQPPHNGSVKSNEINRQSEEEEVEKKPEEGFFTSVANQVTSIFHSFTNWF; from the exons ATGGTGCCATCATTGCTACATTTGGTCTTCGCAACGTTTCTG GCTGAAGAAGTCTGCTGTTGGCATCACTTTAACTTCACAGAATATCAGAAATATGTTGAGGACTCGCATATTAGCAACCCAAACACTGCAGAGGAACAACTGGATACAAATGTTAATGTAACAGGAGAACAATGGAACAGTAACTCAACCGTTAAGGAAACTACAGGTATTGATGAGTTATATATCGATTTTCGCAGGATTGGCTTCCAAATCTTTGTTCAGAAAATGATCGAAGGATTACGTATATTGAGATACTTTTTGGAGATTGACCCACCAATAGTAAAACTCACAGATTTGTATACACACGTCAATGAAACAagcaataattacaataaaacttcAAATCTCACTTCAGGAACGACCAACGAgtactttgattatttaaacgatGAAAATTATATAGAAACGACAACGGAATCACCTCTAAATAACAACCCAACAGAAAATCCTTTGGACAAAGTAACaggaaatattaaagaaatgaaaGAAAACACAGAAAAGGTAGAAGAATCAGAGGTACAAACTGAGAGCCAACCTCCACACAATGGCAGTgtaaaatcaaatgaaataaatcgacaatctgaagaagaagaagtggaAAAGAAACCTGAAGAAGGATTTTTCACCAGTGTGGCCAATCAAGTTACtagtatttttcattcttttacaaactggttttaa
- the LOC124364453 gene encoding uncharacterized protein LOC124364453 — protein MVPSLQHLVFTTFLAEEVYCWYHLNFTEYQKYAEDSQIFNPNSAGEQLDTNANLTEEQWNSNSTTKKTSGIHDLYIDFRRIGFQIFVQKLIEGLRILRYFLEIDPPVVKLTDLYTHVNETSNNYNNTSNLTSGTTNEYFDYLNDENYIETTTESPLKNNLTENPLDKVTENIKEMKENTEKVEESKVQTESQPPHNDSVKSNEINRQSEEEVEKKPEEGFFTSVANQVASIFHSFTNWFKNIFYKLYKHS, from the exons ATGGTGCCATCATTGCAACATTTGGTCTTCACAACTTTTCTG GCTGAAGAAGTCTACTGTTGGTATCACTTAAACTTCACAGAATATCAAAAGTATGCTGAGGACTCACAAATTTTCAACCCAAACTCTGCAGGGGAACAACTAGATACAAATGCTAATTTAACAGAGGAACAATGGAACAGTAACTCAACCACCAAGAAAACCTCAGGTATtcatgacttgtatattgatttTCGCAGAATTGGCTTCCAAATCTTTGTTCAGAAACTGATCGAAGGATTACGTATATTGAGATACTTTTTGGAGATTGACCCACCAGTAGTAAAACTCACAGATTTGTATACACACGTCAATGAAACAAGCAATAATTACAATAACACTTCAAATCTTACTTCAGGAACGACCAACGAgtactttgattatttaaatgatgaaaattatataGAAACAACAACAGAATCACCTCTAAAAAACAACCTAACAGAAAATCCTTTGGACAAagtaacagaaaatattaaagaaatgaaaGAAAACACAGAAAAGGTAGAAGAATCAAAGGTACAAACTGAGAGCCAACCTCCACACAATGACAGTgtaaaatcaaatgaaataaatcGACAATCTGAAGAAGAAGTGGAAAAGAAACCTGAAGAAGGATTTTTCACGAGTGTGGCCAATCAAGTTGCtagtatttttcattcttttacaaactggtttaaaaacatattttacaaactttataaacATAGCTGA